The DNA region TGCCTAGTCCGTCCATACGGAATGGTACTATGGCTAGTTCGCATTAAAGACCTCTTGAATCTtcgtttctttcttcttgGCCTAAAGAAAAGATATTTGTGACTCAATCTGTCCTCCGGCGAAAATCTCGATGCCCGTTCACCGGAGATGCAGATATCTCATACCGTAACTGCTTCAAACGCAATTTTCCTCTggaaagattaaaaaaaaaaaatctaccaTTTACTCACTTCATTACCGTAACGATTAGATCCAACttttgaagaaattaaaaaacgAAAGCAAAAACAATCACATTCCACCTCGAGAACTCATCTGACAAGTCCaaaaagattattattattattattattatttttttactgaGCAAAACTCTCACATATTAACGCActcaaataaaatttgttcCACAAAAATTTCACCATTTACTCATCTCCAAGTTGTCCATATTTGATCCCAACTCATGACAGAAATTGAAGACAAACGAAAACTTGAAAAATTCACAGCCCACCAATAAAATCTATTTGGTAAGttaaaatatgagaaaaacCTTTGTTCCTTCTTAAGAAGAACTCCAATATTAAATagtcgattttttttaatggaactGCTTTTGTTTGGATGTGGCATATTTACCATGTGCAAACAAAAGCGGTTTCATAAAGAAAACTATTTACTCATCTCAAGTTTGTGataaattatacaaattaaatttaattcatttaaggaaaattaaattaaagaaaaacccaaaaaattcacaattcaCCAATAAAACTCTGATGATAAgccaaaaaaagagaaaattttatttttttatggagAAAAATCCCAATAATAAATTATGgattttttatgaaaacaaAAGCAGTTCCATAGAATGGAACAAACAAAATTTATCACGTCCAACCAAAAGCAGTTCCATAAAAATCCACCATTTACTCATCTCAATATGTGACAAATTTACACATATTAAATCTAATTCatgatataaatttaaaataaaaaactcgATTCACAACCTACTAATAAAACCCATTTAATTAGTCAAAAAATGAGGAACTTTGTTTTTATGGAGAAAAACCCCAATATTAAATGGTGGATGTCTTATGAAACTGCTTTTGTCTGTATGTGGCTTATTTACCACTCCAAACAAAAGCAGTTTCAGAAATCCACCATTTACTTTTGTTATCTTTGTGATAAATTACGCATTGAAAACTCACTCGTGAtagaaatttgaaataaataaaacttgaaaaattcacaattaaCTAATAAAACTCATTTGGTAagtaaaatgagaaaaaaaatgttttatatGGAGAAAAACCCCAATATTAAATGATGAATTTTGTTTTATGGAACCATTTTTGTTAGGATGTGACACATTTACCGTGTCCAAACAATAGGCGTTTCCCCAAAAATCCTGTATTTGCTCATCTCATATACGTAATAAATTGCCCAACTCatgacagaaatttaaaataaagaaaaatttggatttttttttcaattgcgTTTGTTCAGATGTTGCATATTAAGcccaaaaataagaaataaaaccaTTTTACATTTTCAGGGGGCCAAAACCTCCATATTTACATggtgacttttttttttcatgaaactATTTTTGTTTGGCAGTGCAAAATTTACCACATCCAAACAAAAGCAATTCCATAAAAATCCATCTTTTAATTACTCATTTCATATCTATGATAAGTTACACTATAATTAAATCCAACTCATGACAggaattgaaaacaaaaaagaacccaaaaaaattacaacccaccaaaaaaaagaaaacccatTTGGTAAGTCCaggaatgaaaagaaaataaaataaaataaaaacttttcttctcttttcaatTTGAGGTTGTTGGATCCGAATGAGAGACCTAAAACAAAATCTCGGATTAAATGGCAGGTAACTAATGACTTGTTTATTTTTagggttaaaatcacaaaaattttaactttaattttaactcaacacaatacacaacaaaaaatatatattttataaggGGGCGTttagtttcagagttaaaataattttgattttgattttgattttgattttgattgtggaaaaagacaaatgagatggtattataaatttgacttgggaaacgtgtgtttttgttgtgtagtgggtagagttaaaatcaaaatcatgattctaaaataattttatcaaaccaaacaggccctaagtaaaaaattttaactttaactttaacttaacacactacataacatttatcatttttcacaatcaaaatcaaagttattttaactctaaaaccaagcGCATCGTAAATAGTAAAGGTGAAAATTTTAGGTCAGATTTCACCATTAATTTGGCAATTCTGTCGGTAATgtaaaatcattaaaaaaaaaaaagcagggCAATCGCTAACTTGCAGTAGATAAATCATAAATAGGATTTCGATTTCCccaattaaaaattgaattttgatttaataAAAGTAGGGAAAATGGTGAGCAGAATTTGCCATTCATGGcgtgaaaagaaaattcccGCAAGTgggaaaaatttcaaattgttGTCTTCTTCCCCCACAAAAATTTATCCATTTCTGCATCGCCCCGCCCAATATAAATACACCCCCTCCCCTTTCCCCCAACTCCACTCCACAGGATCCCATCTCCTCCGCCCCCCCACCAATCCCTGCCGGAGAGAGACACCGAGAACCAGGAAGACCCAGAGGAGGacgaaggaggaggaggaagacgatTGGATTGAAGCGTTTGtggagaggagaggaagaagagaagcgGGCAGGGCAAAAAAGaggattttttattatttttattattattattctttccGAAAAATTGTCTGTCAGCTTTTGATTTGCTCATTCCCCTTAATTCGCTCGTCGTCTGTCAAGCCTTCGGTTCAAAAATCAAacccccttctctctctctctcttctttctctctcctcccttctctctctctattttcttGCTTTGCTTCTCTGGGGGTGTGTGTGAGAGTAGGAGTGTGGTGGGTCTGTTCggtttctctctctcggtCTGGGGCTTATCGTACGCACGCTATGGCGCACGTTAGCCAGCTCCCCTGCGACGGTGACGGCATTTGCATGGTCTGCAAGGAGAACCCCTCCGCCGAGGAGACCCTCACCTGCAAGACCTGCGCCACCCCATGGCACGTCGGGTGCCTCGCCGCCTCCTCCCGCCCCCCCACCATGGCGGACGCTGCCAGTTGGGAGTGCCCCGACTGCAACTGTGTCGACCCTGTCCCCGTCTCCGCCGCCCCCGGCGGCTCCTCCGACCTCTTGGCGGCGATCCGTGCGATCGAGGCCGACTCCTCGCTCTCCGAGCAGGAGAAGGCCCGGCGGCGCCAGGAGCTCCTTTGTGGTGGCGCGGGCCCGTCCAGCTCCGGCTTCGACCCGAAGAGGACCGTCAACGATGTGCTCGACATCATTGACGGGAGCTTGAACTGCTCCTTCTGTATGCAGTTGCCTGAGCGTCCCGTAACGGTAAAGTCGCCCCCCCATTATCGTTCATATCACTCCGCCATTACTCCTCTCTGTGATGTAGTCCATTGGATTTACCGTTCCTTTACGCCTTCCCCACTCTTCCCTTTGATCATTGAAGCTTCTGCAGGTTGTGTTAATATCCATTTGAACTATTATGACTCCATAGTTCTTGTTGGGTACTGATTGGAACTCTTGTGTTATTGTTTTCAGACTCCATGTGGCCACAACTTCTGTCTGCGATGCTTCCAGAAATGGGTCGGGCAGGGGAAGCGGACCTGCGCGAATTGCAGGAACGAGATTCCAGCCAAGATGGCTTCTCAGCCAAGGATCAACTCAGCCCTTGTAATGGCCATCAGGATGGCTAAGATGGCAAAGTCCAACAATGCTGGCTCGGCTCATGGGAGGCCTCAGCATTTTATCCACAACCAGAACCGACCTGACAAGGCCTTCACCACTGAGAGGGCTAAGAGGGCAGGGAAGGCTAATGCCTGCAGTGGGAAGATCTTTGTCACTGCCCCGCCTGACCACTTCGGACCTATAACTGCTGAGTACGACCCGGAGAGGAACCAGGGGGTCCTTGTTGGGGAGACTTGGGAGGATAGGATGGAATGCAGGCAGTGGGGAGCTCATCTTCCCCACGTTGCCGGGATTGCTGGGCAGTCGTCTTATGGGGCACAGTCTGTGTGCCTCTCAGGAGGGTATCAGGATGATGAGGATCACGGGGAGTGGTTCCTCTACACTGGCAGGTAATGCCCCTTGATAGACTTGTTATTGTTGCTGTTGTGTTACTAATCTTTATACAATCATATGTTCTGGTCTGCTTCTGGTTTCTGACAACATATCCCTCTGTATAAGTAGTAGGGAAATATCGTATGCTAGAATGTAGGTGAATTTGCAGTGTACTTCTGTTGTTCTCGTAAAAGAAAATTGACGATTTGGTGTTATGATGGGATTTTTCATTCTGTTAAAGAGCTGCATTTTTATAGTGTCTCGTTTCATTTAAGAGTATGCTTGATTACACATAACAACAAGAGTTCCGTTATTCGTTTGGTTATTTCTAACAAAGGTATgagaattttctatttttgtacGTTGTCATGTTTCGGTTTATATTAATAGCCCAGTTCTCGATAATGACGTCTGCACACAGTTTAATTGCTTTGAAACTAGCTGCACTGATATGTAATCCTGAATAGCAGTTACTTCTAGCCCGTTTATGCAGATGAATTGTAAATTTACTGTATCTGTGATGGCATTCTACCTTGACTATGATTGTTAATAGTGAAATATTTGGAAACTGTTACATGAAAGCACACTTGAGCTTTACTAGTTACTAAATATTCATGCTGACTTCCCTTCTTTGATATTCCACTAATAGAGTTTAGCTGATCCTTTTGCAGTGGCGGAAGGGACCTAACTGGCAATAGGCGAACAAACTCAGAGCAATCTTCTGAGCAGAAGTTTGAAAAGCTGAATGAAGCTCTTCGTGTCAGTTGCAAGAAAGGGTATCCTGTTCGAGTGGTCAGGTGAGTTTGCATCCGCCAATCTAATAATTGCTGGCAAATTGACTGGATAGTGCTATGAATTCCACGACAGTAATTGCCTAAATCTTTTCTATATTTGGCAAAAGGATTCTATATCAATCACATTGAAAGTTGAAAATCATACTGAATAATTCGCTGCATTTAATATATCATTTTGTTGATTCTTCAGTCGGTGATTACTCTATCCGTTGTTTCATTTTACTGGTAGGTCACACAAGGAGAAGCGCTCTTCCTATGCTGCTGAAGCTGGGGTTCGATATGATGGGGTATATAGGATTGAGAAATGCTGGCGTAAAGTTGGAGTCCAAGTAAGAAATTGATTTCATGAATTGCCTTTGATAATTTGAGGTCTCTTTTACTGATGAAAATACTCCTTCCTTAGGGCTTTATGGTGTGCAGATATCTCTTTGTCCGCTGCGATAATGACCCAGCTCCATGGGCAAGGTCTGTTGTTTCTTGTTATGCTTTCTTCTTTCCCATTTCTCTCCTTTATCCTGTTTATCCTGGATACtgaatcaaatttaaattttgttattgccTTGTTTTTTGATGCACAGTGATGAACATGGAGATCGGCCTAGGCCTATGCCTGTTGTTAAGGAGCTGAATAATGCAATTGATATCACTGAGAGGAAAGGATCTCCTGCTTGGGACTATGATGTAATATTCTCTTACCTTTCTAATCAATTTCTTCTTGCATATTGCTTTCAGAGGCTCTACTGTTTTCATTTCAGTATGGATTAATCTTCTCAGTGAACATT from Punica granatum isolate Tunisia-2019 chromosome 3, ASM765513v2, whole genome shotgun sequence includes:
- the LOC116200153 gene encoding E3 ubiquitin-protein ligase ORTHRUS 2 gives rise to the protein MAHVSQLPCDGDGICMVCKENPSAEETLTCKTCATPWHVGCLAASSRPPTMADAASWECPDCNCVDPVPVSAAPGGSSDLLAAIRAIEADSSLSEQEKARRRQELLCGGAGPSSSGFDPKRTVNDVLDIIDGSLNCSFCMQLPERPVTTPCGHNFCLRCFQKWVGQGKRTCANCRNEIPAKMASQPRINSALVMAIRMAKMAKSNNAGSAHGRPQHFIHNQNRPDKAFTTERAKRAGKANACSGKIFVTAPPDHFGPITAEYDPERNQGVLVGETWEDRMECRQWGAHLPHVAGIAGQSSYGAQSVCLSGGYQDDEDHGEWFLYTGSGGRDLTGNRRTNSEQSSEQKFEKLNEALRVSCKKGYPVRVVRSHKEKRSSYAAEAGVRYDGVYRIEKCWRKVGVQGFMVCRYLFVRCDNDPAPWASDEHGDRPRPMPVVKELNNAIDITERKGSPAWDYDEEKACWMWKKPPPISKKKTSTGVDSSATGKVKRRPRNMSIKDRLLKEFSCQICRKVMSFPITTPCAHNFCKACLEGAFAGKSIMRQRGREGRSLRTQKNIMKCPACTIDIADFLQNPQVNRELMDVIETLQRKCEEEENSESEEEGERATENPGAAPEDADDDSTEEIENPEKAENKKTEDTGAETNLKSNQKGRSCDDIKAAAVVDAGVAANRGKRVKVAAAAM